ACCAATAATCATGTATAAAATGCTTCAGCGTTGCATAATGATAGTATTAACTTACGTATGCCAGACACCAATAACTACGCCGGACCCACAATTTTAAATACTCCATTTATGTGGAGCAGCTGGCCAATGCTAACCTGCACTAATGACGGACTGCATTTTCTTCACGCTGATCCCTTCGTATTCATCCACTGTCTCTCATCTCTGCTGGTCTTTAAGCCAAATATCATGGCGTTCTTTTTTCTCCATGCCGCGTGAGAGCTATCTGCACTAAGCTGCCAACCAAACTAATAATAGGTCATGATACATCGGCTTAGCTAATCAAACCTATTCAGAATAAGGTGGTGGACATTTGCAAGCTCCTGTTCTGTACTAGGATCCCAACCAGCATAGGAAAGGTGTCGCCAGAGTAGTGAACGTTAATGAACATCTAACCTTTCACCACTGGAGCTTGATGCCATGGCCAGACTTTTCTCCCAGAGCCAGGTTGAAGATGTGGGTATAGTGTATTTGGAGCAGGTTGTGAAGCGTTGAGTACAACAGAAACCTGCATACTCCATAATCACACTAATTCTCTCCACCCAGAATTTCTTCAATTTGGAAAGTGAGGCATTTTAGTTTCATCGCATGTTTTGAACTATGATGTACAACCGAATTCCTTACATGTATCACTCCCTTACCCAAAAAAATCAGTTGGTTCATTCTTCATAGTTAACTCCAATCATGAAAAACACAATTTGTATTTTAAAATGCAACCTTAATAAAGAAAGTACATCAATTAACAGAACATCAGGCAAAATTTAATAGGACAATAAAGATATAATTTTACACGGCTTAATAGAGAATACTAAGACATCACCAATATGACTTTGGTTTTGATCTCAGCTTCACAATCATACTTTGGATGTTAACCAAAAATTACAATACACGTTTCTGAACAAATTAGGGACATCGAAATAAACTCACAAATTTCTAACAGAACTTTACAATATAAAAATATCTGCATGATACGCACGACCGAACGACCCCAAACCCGCCCAACATAAGGGTTGCCGAACTAATAAAGTAAATATGGATTTCTTTTATCGGTGCAGTGTCAGAACTGAGTGGGGGTGGGGGTTAGGGGTCTGTCCGGTTGGAGATGCTCTTGGCAGTGTTTGAAGTGTCTGCCTAGATGGGGGGGGCATCTCCAACGCGAACCTCCCGCAACCATCCATATCGAGCTGTCCGGACTCCATGAACCATCCAACATTGTCCCACATTTGTCCGCGGACCAGTCCGGGTGTCCGTTTCCCCACAAAGTGGAAGCAAACCAAAGGGTCTTTGTGGGAGTCCGGACACCCGCCACGTAGAACTCTTACACCCACGGCCCACCCAAAACCGAGGCAGAGCCTGCGCATTTGGAGTCAGTCGAACTATTTCTGCAGCAAACCCCCTCCCCCTTTCTTCACCCTCTCCGCTACCATCCCACCACTCTCCACCCCCAATTCCCGCGCTTTTTCGTCGTCGCCTCCACATGGATCCGTACGAAAAGCTGTCGAAGACGACAGAGGTGGAGGATCCGATGAAGGCGGTTGTCCGGAAGATCAATTTGGTGACATGGCAAGCCCATCGCCTCAAAAAGAAGGCAAAGGATAACGAGGTGGTCGGCAAAAGAAGGGCGGAGGGCGTGGTCGCGAACGGGGTGCAGGGGTCGCGCAGGGTTTGGGACGCAAGGCGACGCCGTCGTCGTCATCCATGCACACCCAGTCTCGGCTGAAACAATACTAGCCTCCCCACTTCTACGCCACCTAGCGGCTCGGCGGGAAGTCCCCGGCATCTGCGGAGGAGTCGGTGGCAGAGTGAGCATGGAGGCTCGGATATCCTATCTGGGTAGGGCAAAAGTGTCATTTTTACGCACGGCTGATACTTTTGTGATTGGCATGTAAAAATATGAACATTAGCCTCTTTTTGTTTGTGATATGGTGCTATGAACACCACACTATAATTTGCTCGTATCACCATGCATTTGAAATGAAATTGGCGAAATCTGTACGAGTCGAATGGCCGGCCAACTGGTCAGGACTAGTCTAAGAACAAATAGTGTGTATGTTTTGAGGATCGGTGTTGAACATTGCCCTTAAGGGTATAAGATGCTCTAGCGGGTGGGGTTGGATGGTCACCTTCCGTATCTATTTCCACGAACGGTCTGACTAGTGCACGGACAAATACCCGCATCTATTTCCACGGACTAGTCCAAACCAGTCCATGGACAAATAGCGTGTCCCTTTTGGTGGTTAGCGTTGTTGATGCCCTAACATATACTCCTCCATTCCTAATTATAAGATGTTTCCTAATTATAAGATGTTTCTTAAAGGAAATTATGCTAAAATTGGGTTTTAAAGAGAGTTGggtgaatttaattatgaaatgtcTATCCTCTGTGGAGTACCGGGTCCGTATTAATGATGATGAGACGGAGAGCTTTAAACCAACTAGAGGATTGAGGCAGGGAGATCCCCTTTCTCCCTACTTATTCTTGTTATGTACAAAGGGTTTGACTTCCCTTTTAGCTAATGCGGAGGAGAATGGAAACATTTCCGGTATAAAGGTTTGAAGAGATGCCCCATCAATTTCTAATCTCCTTTTTGCTGATGACTTTTTGATCCTTATGCGAGCCAATCCAGGGAGTGCGGAGGCACtgaaatcacttttggatttgtaTTGTGCCGCCTCGGGGCAAATGGTTAGTGTTGAAAAATCTAGTATATTCTTTAGTCCCAATACTAAAGTGGAAGACAAGGCACAAATGTGTACAATTTTAAATATTATGACTGAATCCCTCGATGACAAATACCTGGGTTTGCCGGCAAAATGTGGGCATGgacaaaagtgattgtttccagtTCCTGATCGATCGAATCATTATTAAAATTAGTGGATGGAAGGAAAAATTGTTATCTTCTGGAGGGAAGGAAATTCTACTCAAATCTGTTGTACAAGCCATCCCCACCTATGCCATGTctgtctttaaaattcctaaaaaaattgcaaaggaattattgaCGCGATGTCGCAGTTTTGGTGGGGTGACGAGGACAATCAGAAGAGGATGCATTGGATGGCATGGTGAAAAATGTGTGTTCCAAAATATCAAGGAGGTATGGGCTTCTGAGATATACACTGTTTCAACCTGGCGCTATTAGCTAAACAAGCGTGGCGTCTACTCGATAATCCGGAATCTTTATGTGCAACCATCTTGAGAGCTAAATATTTCCCTGAGGGAGATTTGATGAACGAAAGTTTAAAGAAGGGATCCTCCTTTACTtggcaaagcattatggcgggAATGGACTCTTTGAGAAATGGTTATATCTGGCGAGTTGGAAATGGACAAAACATCGATATTTGGAGAGATGCGTGGATTCCGAATTGTGCGAATAGGAAAATTATTACTCCTAGAGGTGGGTAACTTCTGTCAAAGGTGGTTGATCTTATTGATCCCATCACGAATTTCTGGGATGAAGATTTGGTGAGAAACTTTGTAGCCAATTGATGTGCAAAGGGTCCTTGCGATTCCCCTACCTATGGAGAATATGTCAGATTTCATTGCCTGGAGCTATACAAAAAATGGTGTATTCACTGTTCGATCAGCTTATTTGGAGGAATGGAACCAACAACACGGGAGGAAATTGCAATATACTAATGGTATGGGTCGTACCAATGTCAATCCTATTTGGGGTAAGATTTGAAAATTATCGTGTCCGGCAAAGGTAAAGATATTTATTTGGCGAACGTTGCATGGAACTCTACCGTGTCGTGTTACACTTGCCAATAGACATATGAAAGTTTCGCCCCTTTGCCCATCTTGCTCGAATGGGCAAGAAGATACAAAGCACATCTTGTTTCTGTGTCAGAAGGCAAAAGAGGTTTGGGGAAAGCTGGGGATGTACGAGGTAATTAAGAAAGCTTGTGTTATTGATCGTGCGGGTGAGGCGGTTCTTGAATTTTTACTTCTTATGCCACGCCAAGAACTATCTATATTAGGTTGCCAAAATACAAGTGAATTAATCGCGATAACCGCCTGGTATTTATGATGGGAGAGACGCATGTTGGTTCATGAAGGGAAATCTCAAGAAGTGAATCAGATTTCGATGGGGATTTGTGCTATAACTGCAAACTATGTGAATGCCCACTCCCCTAGTGCGactagtagaaaagaaggatggagCCGACCTCCTATGGGTTTTGTTAAACTAAATATTGATGCTTCTTTTGACCATGATCTGCTCAGGGGCACGGCAGGTGCGGTGCTCAGAGATGACAAAGTAAACTTCATTGCTGGCGAAAATTGAAAGATCGATTGGTGTGCTGATGTACTAACAGCAGAAGCGATGGCTCTTAGGTTTGGTTTAATTCTTGCATAAAAGATGGGATGCAATCGTCTTACTATTAACTCTGATAATATGGAAGTCATTGACACAATGAAGAATGAGGGACAATCGGCGGGAGTTGCGGCGGCAATATTCGAGGATTGCTACTTCATGGCATGCAATTTTCTGTTGACTAGATTTGAACATTATAATAGGGTAGCTAATAAGGTTGCTCATGAACTTGCTAGGCTAGCAAAAGCTTCTGTAACTAgagattggtttgaggagcctatgAAGAATATTGTACCTCTTCTTATAGACGATGTAactatcatttccaattaataaagtgaatattttctttcaaaaaaaatgtggaCTAAATACGGACCAAAATTGATGAACATACACACTAAAACACGTAGGAACAGAGGGAGTGGTTACTCTCATACTGGTACCCGAAATTTCCCAGACGCAAAAGAAGTCCGCTGGTGTAACCGACTGTAAGCCGCTTGGCTGTACTAAGGCAACAATTGGTACAAGTGGCGTGACCGTCGCTTAAAAAACATTAACTAGTCAGGAAAATACTGAAGGCTAAGCAAGTATACCATCGTAAGTGCAAAGGAACAATCCAGACCTTGGTATACCTCTAAAATTGTTAGTGGTGAGAAAGAGGAAAGCTGGCAGGTAAAAGAAGCTGATGGAAGGAAGATCACATGCAATGTcgatgccaatttaatatgatacTGTACTTCACAATAAAATTGTACACTCAATCCTTGGGCTTAAATCGAAGGAAACAACACATATATGAACAAGTTGGCACCAAAATGGACGCCATTCATAAGGCGCTCGCTGATGGCCTTCCACAGGCACCAAATATGATCTGAGCTTTTTTGAGGCTCGCTCTTCCCTGATAGCACAAGAGATCTAAAATGCTACTTCAAACTGTATGTCCCAATCTGCCATTAGTTTTGTCACCAGTCTTCTTTTACTAGTTACCACTCTTACCGGAAGTACAAGCTCAGGAAGTATCGTGTTGGATTAAACCCTATGAGTATCACTACAAGACAAAAGGAAATATGTAAGATGATTTTTCAGAGGGGAAAACTTGGTGCTGTATAAAATGCACTTACTGAGTGGCGATAGTATGATGACAAGTCCGATTGGGTACAAGAAAAATGTCGTTCGGTCCAAAAATGGAAGAACTGCAGCCAAAGTTCACTTTTGTTAGGACAGTCTTAAAAACACATACAATAAAGTCAATTTAAAGATTAGACTAAACTTACCATCATATCCTAGAAAGTTCAGATAGTGATAATAAGAAATTGCCACCATGAACAGGAGGTTTGATAATAGGGCAGGCAAGAATCCATGTGCGATCAACAGAGGCGACAAAAAGTATTGAAGCACTGAGAAGAGAAATTATCAGATACACTACCATAAAAGCTAGTAGAACCAATTTCAGGTAGAGAGAATAATTCCTTCATTATTACCATATAGGATGACGAATGCAGGGAAGAACGAGTTGCAGTGAACATCAAACGCATACAGCCTGCAAATGTTTATTTTTCGTAACTACAGATACTGATAATAACCTCAAGAACAAAGTACTGGAAGAAGCAATTATGATCTCTTAACTTTGTTACTAGTCAACACAAGAATAACTGAACAGGAGTTGAGAGTCAATGGAAATTACAGAAACATGCTATCATGGGTCTGTGAGTGTCATAGAACAACTATTCTGTTAGCTtaaaatgttccaggagttgatgcAGTGatgataaaaaaagaaaaaatcacCTCCAAATGGTGGAAATACGAGTCAAAGAAGATGCACTTCTAGTACAAGATAGGACAATTACCACTCGACGCGTTGTTCGACCACATGGCTATTAGGTTCCTCCCTCAGATAAGAATTGGTAAGAAACCTGCATCGAAGCGTAGCAGATGTTAGTTTATATTCTCCATTTACAGATTTGCATGTGtactaagtactccctctgtacataaatataagacgttttagagacTTGACACAAGtctctaaaacatcttatatttatgtaCCAAGGGAGTACTTTCTAACAGATTTAAGCACTAGGCCGCAAAATGTAAACATATGCCAGAAATGAAGATTAAAAACTACtcccctctgttcacaaatataagatgttgttgatatttcaatatgaactacattcAGACTGAACTGAGTGAACAAACATACTAAAACGTATCTATATACATcagaaaaagttagaacatcttatatttatgaacggaggaagTAAAATGCTGCTACCACCTCTAGAGTAAATGATGAAGAAGCAGGCGTTTCAAAAATAAGAAGTTATAGCAGTAAACCAATTGTCAGTGTGAAACCAAACTTTatgcaactactccctccgtttcaaatttgaactaaaaccacgtcaCTTATTTTCGAATGGAAGGACTAGCTCATGACAACATGCTTCGACTTCCATTGCATGTTGAGGAATACCTCCCAAACAGAAAAAGACAGTAAAACTGAGTGACACAACTGAGAAGTACCAAAAACATGATGTTAGTGTTGCCTTCAAGTTCCAAGTCTACAGCATGAAGACTTACCAGCAAAGTGTGGCCAAAACTAGCCCAGCAAACAAGAAATGGACAAACACAACCGAGATGATTGTTAAAGCAGCATGGGGCGCACTCTCTCCAAACCTAAAGAACAAAGACAAGAGTTAAAACATTGAATAAAAAGGAAAAGCAAGCCAACAAGTTGATacaacagaaaataaaagaaacaCGTTAATCTATTCACTATGAGAATATATAAAATAGATTATAAACAAAAAGATAGATTTAAACCATCACCAAGATATATTCCCTGCACCCACTACAGAAGGGAATCACGAAGATAATTCCctgtgattttattttattttttgaaaagtcCAGAGATAATAAAAGGGTATAAAGGACTCACGCTGCACAGTAAGCTGATGTCGCAAACACAAGGAAAAGAATTAGAATGACAATAAATGCAGGATCATCCCGAGCCCACTGGTTCTTTGTTTCTGTAAATAAGAATAAAGATATCAGGAACCCGCCATAATATCAAATCAGATAAAGAACTACAATAGTATGAAAGTCCATCAATTAAATTCCAGCAAACACGTTTACGTTGAGGAAATAATAGAAGTAGACCACGTACGCTTGTGATATTTGGTGTGCTGATAGCTGTCTTCCATAATCGCAACATGGTGCATACAAATAGACAAAAGCAAGTCAGGTGCCTAACTATATAATCAACATCAAAGTGAAAACTAGAAATGAGCCATTTCATATTAAACTATACAACGTTGAATGATGAAATGAAGGTGCAGATGTAACCCTCAAGCAGTGGTGGAGCTTGAGCGTGATTTTATTAGGAGCCAAAACAGTGGGGGCCAAGTTAACATAGTGTGTCATATGTGATCTAAAATTATGTTATATATGAAATAACATCATGGGAAATTTCTAGAACCTGGGGAGGGTAGGGCCCACTCTGGCCCTAGATAAGCTCAGCTGCCAGTCTGCCACCCTCAACCCTAGCAAAAAAAACTAGCTAGGGTTTGTGTGCAGGCATAAGTGGGTCAGAAGAAGGTCCTGCTATAAGGTGGTCGATGGATAGGTTTTTGGTAATCGTGGTGGTGTGGATTGTAAAATCTTAGAATGAAGTATTTCAAGCCTTTACCGATCATGTTATATCACTCGTCCTTGAATTCGAACTTAGCAAGTAGGGACATTAGCATTGAGAAATTAGATGATAACAATCCATCAGTGTGCAAGAGGTGCTAGTTTTACTACGACAATATCTGCAGAAAACAATTACTATGGTATAACAGTTAATGCAAAGTATTTAGAGCTGGACTGAGTGCAGAATGCGTACACTACTTTTGGTGAAGTACAGAGATGAACCATTTGCCAAAATGTGTATTCGATATCCATTTGCTGCCACTGTTGAGAAAAGCAATGCCATTATTCTTCGACCAAAGTACCGTAAGAATCACTGATACATGGATAATTATAAAAGATAACACGTTACAAACCCTTGGGATATGTACAAACAGTGGCAGGAAAGGCTCATATGAAAGAAAATCAGAGCATTTTCCTTAGTTACTCAGGGCAGCTAAACAATGAAGCACAAAATAGTCAGGATCGTCTCCAATTAGGTTTCCTATTAGAAGATCGGCGGGTCAATTTTACGTATTAACTTAACTTTGCTCAAAATTTCTACAGAATAGCTAAGATTGAAACATTGATCCCATAAACAAAGCTGGGCATTCCAGCCTTAGATAATAAGAGAGATGGGGGGAAGGGAGATGGTAGAGGGAAATGACCATGATAATAAGAGAGAGGATATCAGTGACTTAATGTCAATGTTTGCACATAAGTGATAAAGGGAGGGAGGGAGACAAATGAGGGCAAACGAGTGAGAAGTTCATGAAGTTTGCATGTATATCTCATATTTGAAACAAACTTAAAAGACTTCTGCCTCATATTTTGAATGCAGGGGGCTATTGAGTAAACAGGTAGTATCATCTAAAGTGCTTGTGCTATCTTTAGGCTGCATAGTGAACATTTTCTTGCCTGAGGTGCTACTCTAGGAAGAAAATTCTCATAGTTGTGACAAAGTAACAAACTTAATTACAGAACCACAAGTAAAGGAAACAATGAACACGACAGAACATAAGTTTGTCCCTTGTACTATTGCAACGAAGCAATGTAACTGTTCTAATCACAGTGGATGCCAACAATCTGTGTTAGAACACACCTACAAAAATCCAAGCATCAAAACAAACTCAACTCTACAACAATCTATATATAGTGTTCAGATTTCAgaagtgttttttttctttttctttgactAGGTTGTTTATCTTAATTCCCTGTATGTGTAGGAAGGTTTTAAGAAATCTCTTGTTGTAACAATTGAACCTCAGTTTTAATTATTAAGAGGAAACAACACATATGAGCAATAACCTTGACAACTCTGCAGCGCATATAAATGTACAACTGAAGTGAAGTAATTCTACTCAGATCCCAAATTCACACGAGATAGCTAAAAGAATCCCAATAATCAATCAAAATATACCAATATCCCAGATGAAGAACAAAGCAGAAGAACCTACCCTTTAAGGTCAAGTTAGACAGTCCTGAATCCAAGGTGACACCCATTCCTAAACCCATTGATTGATGCATCAAGGATCAGGTAAATTCAATAACATCAAAAAACTAAATCAGCTCCCAGCTCATTGGTGTAGAGTAATGTGCAAACTCAACCAGATGGGCTGGAAATCTAAAAGTGCATTGCATCCTCGAACTCGCCCACCTCCCCTTAGCCTCTCATAATTGCTACGCTGATCCTTGATGTGGGGAATCCACTCCACAAACGCCCCCAGGTAGCAGAAATTGAACCAAACCTCCTAAGATCCCTCCTATGTGGTATTCATCCTACCTTGGGCAAACCCGCATTTCTGCGACATATGAAACCCTAACGAGATTCGAGGTTTTCGTGGCAACAGGCCCGCAAATCGCAGAAGCTGAAGCACCACGCGGCCTTGCAAACCCGTACGCCAGATCAGCGCCATATGCATGGCGAAGAGATCCGGCCGAATGAATGTGGATTCcgaggaggaggagaccaacacCAACCTTGACGATACGGCGGAGA
This window of the Triticum aestivum cultivar Chinese Spring chromosome 5D, IWGSC CS RefSeq v2.1, whole genome shotgun sequence genome carries:
- the LOC123120623 gene encoding protein unc-50 homolog; amino-acid sequence: MLPTTASKGRGAARSAPPLFGPYLRRIVKWQQMDIEYTFWQMVHLCTSPKVVYQHTKYHKQTKNQWARDDPAFIVILILFLVFATSAYCAAFGESAPHAALTIISVVFVHFLFAGLVLATLCWFLTNSYLREEPNSHVVEQRVEWLYAFDVHCNSFFPAFVILYVLQYFLSPLLIAHGFLPALLSNLLFMVAISYYHYLNFLGYDVLPFLDRTTFFLYPIGLVIILSPLMILIGFNPTRYFLSLYFR